One genomic window of Polaromonas sp. SP1 includes the following:
- the serA gene encoding phosphoglycerate dehydrogenase has product MNKTSVDKQKIKFLLLEGIHPSAVEVLKAAGYSNIESLAGALPDDELKAKIADAHFVGIRSRTQLTAEVFAHAGKLAAVGCFCIGTNQVDLNAARERGIAVFNAPFSNTRSVAELVLAEAILLLRGVPEKSAVAHRGGWLKSADNAYEIRGKTLGIVGYGSIGTQLSVLAEALGMQVVFFDVVTKLPLGNARQVPQLKDLLAQSDVVSLHVPETQATQWMIGAAEIAAIKPGGVLINASRGTVVEIEPLAEALKQKKLLGAAIDVFPVEPRTNKDSFESPLRGLDNVILTPHVGGSTMEAQENIGIEVAEKLVKYSDNGTSTSSVNFPEVALPAHPGKHRLLHIHRNVPGVLSEINKVFAANGINIASQYLQTNEAIGYVVIDIDAAHSDMALAKLAEVPGTIRSRVLF; this is encoded by the coding sequence ATGAACAAAACCTCGGTCGACAAGCAAAAAATCAAATTCCTGCTGCTCGAGGGCATCCACCCTTCCGCCGTAGAGGTTCTCAAGGCCGCGGGTTACTCCAACATCGAAAGCCTGGCCGGCGCGCTGCCGGACGACGAGCTCAAGGCCAAAATCGCCGACGCGCATTTTGTCGGCATCCGCTCGCGCACCCAGCTCACGGCCGAGGTGTTTGCCCACGCCGGCAAGCTGGCGGCCGTCGGCTGTTTTTGCATAGGCACCAACCAGGTTGACCTGAACGCCGCCCGCGAGCGCGGCATCGCGGTGTTCAATGCGCCTTTTTCCAATACACGCTCGGTGGCCGAGCTGGTGCTGGCCGAGGCGATCTTGCTGCTGCGCGGCGTGCCCGAGAAAAGCGCGGTGGCGCACCGCGGCGGCTGGCTCAAGTCGGCTGACAACGCCTACGAAATCCGCGGCAAGACGCTGGGCATCGTCGGCTACGGCTCCATCGGCACGCAGCTGTCGGTGCTGGCCGAGGCGCTGGGCATGCAGGTGGTGTTTTTTGACGTGGTGACCAAGCTGCCGCTGGGCAATGCCCGCCAGGTCCCGCAGCTCAAGGATCTGCTGGCCCAGTCCGATGTGGTGAGCCTGCACGTGCCCGAAACGCAGGCGACGCAGTGGATGATTGGCGCGGCCGAGATCGCCGCCATCAAGCCCGGCGGCGTGCTGATCAACGCCTCGCGCGGGACGGTGGTCGAGATCGAACCGCTGGCCGAAGCGCTGAAGCAAAAGAAACTGCTGGGCGCAGCGATCGACGTGTTTCCGGTGGAGCCGCGCACCAACAAGGACAGTTTTGAGTCGCCCCTGCGCGGCCTTGACAACGTGATCCTGACACCGCACGTGGGCGGCTCGACCATGGAAGCGCAGGAGAACATCGGCATCGAAGTGGCCGAAAAGCTGGTGAAGTACAGCGACAACGGCACTTCGACCTCTTCCGTCAACTTTCCGGAAGTGGCGCTGCCGGCCCACCCGGGCAAGCACCGCCTGCTGCACATTCACCGCAACGTGCCGGGCGTGCTGTCCGAGATCAACAAGGTGTTTGCGGCCAACGGCATCAACATCGCGTCGCAGTACCTGCAGACCAACGAAGCCATCGGCTATGTCGTGATCGACATCGATGCGGCGCACTCTGACATGGCGCTGGCCAAGCTGGCCGAGGTGCCGGGCACCATTCGCAGCCGGGTGTTGTTCTAG
- a CDS encoding thioredoxin fold domain-containing protein produces MFKPLHLLSTSAVLAASLLLAGCNDAPDAAAAKAAGSTPVSTAVIAAEAQGFIAGSQMSQRTVYVFFDAQCPHCAALWAAAKPLKSQAKFVWIPVGILNAASTAQGATLLAAGDPVAAMDEHEASLKAGRGGISAGANADAQKEAVAKNTALMTRLGFSSIPSIVGTHAQTGALVKQEGSMPTAALANLLGLQVPAGLPAAPAN; encoded by the coding sequence ATGTTCAAACCCCTGCATCTCCTTTCGACCTCCGCTGTGCTCGCAGCCAGCCTGTTGCTGGCCGGCTGCAACGACGCACCCGACGCTGCTGCCGCAAAAGCCGCGGGCAGCACCCCCGTCTCCACCGCCGTGATCGCCGCCGAGGCCCAGGGCTTTATCGCCGGCTCACAAATGAGCCAGCGCACGGTGTATGTGTTTTTTGACGCGCAATGCCCACACTGCGCCGCGCTGTGGGCGGCCGCCAAGCCGCTGAAGTCGCAGGCCAAGTTTGTCTGGATTCCCGTCGGCATCCTCAATGCGGCCAGCACGGCGCAGGGTGCAACCCTGCTCGCCGCCGGCGACCCGGTGGCCGCGATGGATGAACACGAGGCATCGCTCAAGGCAGGCCGCGGCGGCATCAGCGCGGGCGCCAATGCCGACGCCCAAAAAGAGGCCGTCGCCAAAAACACCGCACTGATGACCCGGCTGGGCTTCAGCTCCATCCCGAGCATAGTCGGCACCCATGCGCAAACCGGCGCACTGGTCAAGCAAGAGGGCTCCATGCCCACCGCTGCGCTGGCCAATTTGCTGGGCCTTCAGGTGCCGGCAGGCTTGCCGGCCGCACCGGCCAATTAA
- a CDS encoding alpha/beta fold hydrolase — MRGGRFALAGLLLGLMGTGALAQAAKCPDGRPADGIERAGDARHCLVIRTLPPGQVSRITPKVLVVFLHGDNGGRIELKADSGTAAVLAEKLQAVTIAMQRPGYRSDLGTSDGESGAGDDDYTPRNTEIMAAALGNLRSLNPGKKILLIGHSGGAAMAALLASRFPGSADAYLLAACPCDVPAWRQWRGSSAGKSGVWSRSISPLAEAAKASPDTLIRVVVGNKDENTLSLFSESYVRALQARGVKTRVTYAMNATHVSVQRSPEFFMLAGELADTLSK, encoded by the coding sequence ATGCGCGGCGGCCGCTTCGCTCTTGCCGGCCTGCTGCTTGGCCTGATGGGGACGGGCGCGCTGGCACAGGCCGCCAAATGCCCCGACGGAAGACCTGCGGACGGCATTGAGCGGGCAGGGGACGCCCGCCATTGCCTCGTCATCCGTACGCTGCCGCCAGGACAGGTATCCCGGATCACACCCAAGGTGCTGGTCGTTTTCCTGCACGGCGACAACGGCGGGCGCATTGAATTGAAAGCCGACAGCGGCACCGCCGCAGTGCTGGCCGAGAAGCTGCAGGCCGTCACGATTGCGATGCAGCGGCCCGGTTACCGCAGCGACCTGGGTACCTCCGACGGCGAGTCCGGCGCCGGGGATGACGACTACACGCCCCGCAACACCGAAATCATGGCCGCCGCGCTGGGCAACTTGCGCAGCCTCAACCCCGGCAAGAAGATTTTGTTGATCGGCCATTCGGGCGGCGCGGCCATGGCCGCCTTGCTGGCCAGCCGATTTCCCGGCAGCGCGGATGCCTACCTGCTGGCCGCTTGCCCCTGCGATGTGCCGGCCTGGCGGCAGTGGCGCGGCAGCTCGGCGGGCAAGTCCGGCGTCTGGAGCCGCAGCATTTCGCCCCTGGCGGAAGCGGCCAAAGCCAGCCCGGACACCTTGATCCGCGTGGTCGTCGGCAACAAGGACGAAAACACCTTGTCCCTGTTCAGTGAAAGTTATGTCCGCGCCCTGCAGGCGCGCGGCGTGAAGACGCGCGTGACCTACGCGATGAACGCCACCCATGTGTCCGTGCAGCGTTCGCCCGAGTTCTTCATGTTGGCGGGGGAATTGGCCGATACGCTGTCGAAGTAG
- a CDS encoding SDR family oxidoreductase: MITDFKGKTAVLTGAGSGFGLECARLGAKLGMNLVLVDVQQDALDKASEEMKAAGAQVLSFKLDVSSAAQMEAMGQAVFERFGAPHFVFNNAGVGAGGLIWENSLKDWEWVMGVNVMGVVHGVRIFTPIMLEAAAKDPSWQGHIVNTASMAGLLNPPNMGVYNVSKHAVVALSETLYQDLGLVTDQIGASVLCPFFVATGIGMSHRNRPAELGAGKPTKSQMIQQAMTGKAVGSGKVTAEDVAKLVFDAIASNKFYIYSHPKAINSVQTRLEDVLQARNPTDPFADKPEIGQQLKAALRGA; this comes from the coding sequence ATGATCACCGACTTCAAAGGCAAAACAGCTGTCCTCACCGGCGCAGGCTCGGGCTTCGGCCTCGAATGCGCGCGCCTGGGCGCCAAACTGGGCATGAACCTGGTGCTGGTCGATGTACAGCAGGACGCGCTGGACAAAGCCAGCGAAGAGATGAAGGCCGCAGGCGCCCAGGTGCTGTCGTTCAAGCTCGACGTTTCCAGTGCCGCGCAAATGGAGGCCATGGGCCAGGCGGTGTTTGAGCGCTTCGGCGCGCCGCATTTTGTCTTCAACAACGCCGGCGTGGGTGCGGGCGGCCTGATCTGGGAGAACAGCCTCAAGGACTGGGAGTGGGTGATGGGCGTCAACGTGATGGGCGTGGTGCACGGCGTGCGCATCTTCACACCCATAATGCTCGAAGCCGCCGCCAAGGATCCGTCCTGGCAGGGCCATATCGTCAACACCGCCAGCATGGCCGGCCTGCTGAATCCGCCCAACATGGGTGTGTACAACGTCAGCAAGCACGCCGTGGTGGCCTTGAGCGAAACCCTGTACCAGGATTTGGGCCTGGTGACCGACCAGATCGGCGCCTCGGTTCTGTGCCCCTTCTTTGTGGCCACCGGCATCGGCATGAGCCACCGCAACCGCCCGGCCGAGCTGGGCGCCGGGAAACCCACCAAGAGCCAGATGATCCAGCAGGCCATGACGGGCAAGGCCGTCGGCTCCGGCAAGGTCACGGCAGAAGACGTCGCAAAGCTCGTATTCGACGCCATCGCCAGCAACAAGTTTTATATCTACAGCCACCCCAAAGCCATCAACTCGGTGCAGACACGGCTTGAAGATGTGCTGCAGGCGCGCAACCCGACCGACCCGTTTGCCGACAAACCGGAGATCGGCCAGCAATTGAAGGCCGCGCTTCGCGGAGCCTGA
- a CDS encoding GNAT family N-acetyltransferase → MNRTPDIDWRFVPFSVLTTLELYEMLQLRSEVFVVEQSCPFQDMDGADQKAMHLMGVDKAKGGRLVAYARCFAAGEKFAEASIGRVVTHMSARGDGIGHVLIKEAIARLLEHWGPQPIRIGAQARLEKFYRQHGFVQNGEPYIEDGIPHIEMLRVA, encoded by the coding sequence ATGAACCGTACTCCCGACATCGATTGGCGTTTTGTTCCTTTCAGCGTGCTGACCACGCTGGAGCTGTATGAAATGCTGCAACTGCGCAGCGAGGTCTTTGTGGTGGAGCAGTCCTGCCCCTTCCAGGACATGGATGGCGCCGACCAGAAGGCCATGCACCTGATGGGTGTGGACAAGGCAAAGGGCGGCAGGCTGGTGGCTTATGCCCGCTGCTTTGCGGCCGGCGAAAAATTTGCCGAGGCCAGCATTGGCCGCGTGGTCACCCACATGTCGGCACGCGGCGACGGCATCGGCCATGTGCTGATCAAGGAAGCCATCGCCCGCCTGCTGGAGCACTGGGGCCCGCAGCCCATACGCATAGGCGCCCAGGCGCGGCTGGAAAAGTTCTACAGGCAGCACGGTTTTGTGCAAAACGGCGAGCCCTACATCGAAGACGGCATCCCGCACATCGAGATGCTGCGAGTTGCCTGA
- a CDS encoding glutathione S-transferase family protein, with translation MAELILHHYPASPFAEKTRLMLGYKNLPWKSVIIPMIMPKPDVVALTGGYRKTPILQIGADIYCDTALISDVLEHLQPEPSVYPEPSKGMARTLAHWADNTLFWTAMAYNSQPKGIAQIFEKAPPEAARAFGEDRKAMSFGMPRIRSADAAAAYKSYLRRISDMLDDRPFLLGEVPCIADFAMYHPLWFTRVQTPVLAGILKLTPAVLDWMDRMAAIGHGSVEKFSAAEAIAVATAAMPAPLHDDIFQDEHGIPLGSQVVITSEAFGPEPTEGELVAATRMHYTLRRTDPRVGTVHVHFPRIGYSLKAATPA, from the coding sequence ATGGCCGAATTGATTCTTCACCACTACCCCGCGTCGCCCTTTGCCGAAAAGACGCGGCTGATGCTGGGCTACAAAAACCTGCCCTGGAAGTCCGTCATCATCCCGATGATCATGCCCAAGCCCGACGTGGTGGCGCTCACCGGCGGTTACCGCAAGACGCCCATCCTGCAGATCGGCGCCGACATTTACTGCGACACCGCCCTGATCAGCGACGTGCTGGAGCATTTACAACCCGAGCCCTCGGTGTACCCCGAGCCCAGCAAGGGCATGGCCCGCACATTGGCGCACTGGGCCGACAACACGCTGTTCTGGACCGCCATGGCCTACAACAGCCAGCCCAAGGGCATTGCCCAGATCTTTGAAAAAGCGCCGCCCGAAGCCGCCCGCGCTTTCGGTGAAGACCGCAAGGCCATGAGCTTCGGCATGCCGCGCATCCGTTCTGCCGACGCCGCCGCGGCCTACAAGTCCTACCTGCGGCGCATCTCCGACATGCTGGACGACCGGCCCTTCCTGCTCGGCGAGGTGCCTTGCATCGCCGACTTCGCGATGTACCACCCGCTGTGGTTCACGCGGGTGCAAACCCCGGTGCTGGCCGGCATCCTCAAGCTCACGCCCGCCGTGCTCGACTGGATGGACCGCATGGCCGCCATCGGCCACGGCAGTGTTGAAAAATTCAGCGCGGCAGAGGCCATTGCGGTGGCCACTGCGGCCATGCCCGCACCGCTGCATGACGATATCTTCCAGGACGAACACGGCATCCCGCTGGGCAGCCAGGTGGTGATCACCAGCGAAGCCTTCGGCCCTGAGCCCACCGAAGGCGAGCTGGTCGCCGCCACCCGCATGCACTACACGCTGCGCCGCACCGATCCGCGTGTGGGCACCGTCCACGTGCATTTCCCGCGCATTGGTTACTCGTTGAAAGCGGCCACACCCGCATGA
- a CDS encoding isovaleryl-CoA dehydrogenase, giving the protein MNPTHEVFNQPAALSNYNLFDSNRPLRDALKFNAPALDTAELSQLGAALGSTAMQTHARLANVHGPVLHSHDRFGRRVDQVEFHPSYHALMSLATGSGLHGSPWSDENPSPHVRRAAGFTLFTELEPSTLCPISMTYAATPALRGNTAIYADWGSKLASRAYDPELKLWQAKPGLTMGMGMTEKQGGSDVRANTTRAEPAGRDGWGERYAITGHKWFFSAPMCDAFLVLAQTRSGLSCFFLPRVLPDGSLNAIRIQRLKDKLGNKANASSEVEFENAQAWLVGDEGRGIPQILEMGTMTRLDCALGTSGLMRQALALALNHTSQRKAFGKLLIDQPLMRNVLADLALESEAATALAIRLARAFDRPGDAHEAAMARLLTPVAKFWICKRGSHFAQEAMECLGGNGYVEEGGEGIMARVYREMPLNSIWEGAGNIMALDLLRALRKADAVAALAQELAAARGAHPALDKLAAALPTRIEEMASEVEARRLAQDVALAVQAALLLQTAPSGVFSAFCDSRLAGNWGQSFGTLGAGTDFDSIITRAMPR; this is encoded by the coding sequence ATGAACCCCACCCACGAAGTTTTCAACCAGCCGGCCGCGCTGTCGAACTACAACCTGTTTGACAGCAACCGGCCGCTACGCGATGCGCTGAAGTTCAACGCACCGGCGCTGGACACGGCTGAGCTGAGCCAGCTGGGCGCCGCGCTGGGCAGCACCGCGATGCAGACGCATGCGCGGCTGGCCAACGTCCACGGACCGGTGCTGCACAGCCATGACCGGTTTGGCCGCCGTGTGGACCAGGTGGAGTTTCATCCCAGCTATCACGCGCTGATGAGTTTGGCGACGGGCTCGGGCCTGCACGGCTCGCCCTGGTCTGACGAAAACCCGTCTCCCCATGTGCGGCGCGCCGCAGGCTTCACGCTCTTCACCGAGCTCGAACCCTCCACGCTGTGCCCCATCTCCATGACCTACGCCGCCACACCCGCGCTGCGCGGCAACACCGCGATCTACGCCGACTGGGGCTCCAAGCTGGCCAGCCGCGCCTACGACCCCGAGCTCAAACTCTGGCAGGCCAAACCCGGCCTCACCATGGGCATGGGCATGACGGAAAAGCAGGGCGGCTCTGACGTACGGGCCAACACCACACGCGCCGAACCCGCAGGCCGCGACGGCTGGGGCGAGCGTTATGCCATCACCGGCCACAAATGGTTTTTCTCGGCGCCCATGTGTGATGCCTTCCTCGTGCTGGCGCAGACCAGGAGCGGCCTGTCCTGCTTCTTCCTGCCGCGCGTGTTGCCTGACGGCAGCCTCAACGCCATCCGCATCCAGCGCCTCAAAGACAAGCTGGGCAACAAGGCCAACGCCAGCTCCGAAGTGGAGTTTGAAAACGCCCAGGCCTGGCTGGTCGGCGATGAAGGCCGCGGCATTCCGCAGATCCTCGAGATGGGCACGATGACCCGGCTCGATTGCGCGCTGGGCACCAGCGGCCTGATGCGCCAGGCGTTGGCGCTGGCGCTGAACCACACCTCGCAGCGCAAGGCCTTCGGCAAGCTGCTGATCGACCAGCCGCTGATGCGCAATGTGCTGGCCGACCTCGCCCTTGAATCTGAAGCCGCAACGGCGCTGGCGATTCGCCTGGCGCGGGCCTTTGACCGGCCGGGTGATGCGCACGAAGCCGCCATGGCGCGCCTGCTCACGCCGGTCGCAAAATTCTGGATCTGCAAACGCGGCAGCCATTTCGCACAAGAGGCGATGGAATGCCTGGGCGGCAACGGCTATGTGGAGGAGGGCGGCGAAGGCATCATGGCCCGCGTCTACCGCGAAATGCCGCTCAACTCGATCTGGGAAGGCGCGGGCAACATCATGGCGCTGGATTTGCTGCGCGCCCTGCGCAAGGCCGATGCCGTGGCCGCGCTGGCGCAGGAGCTGGCCGCCGCCAGAGGCGCGCACCCCGCGCTGGACAAACTGGCCGCCGCCTTGCCCACCCGCATTGAAGAGATGGCCAGCGAAGTTGAAGCGCGCCGCCTGGCGCAAGACGTGGCGCTGGCGGTGCAGGCCGCGCTGCTGCTGCAAACGGCACCGTCCGGCGTCTTCAGCGCTTTCTGCGACTCACGCCTTGCCGGCAACTGGGGCCAGTCCTTCGGCACGCTGGGCGCCGGCACCGATTTCGACAGCATCATTACCAGAGCCATGCCGCGATAA
- a CDS encoding NADP-dependent oxidoreductase, producing the protein MPINQQILLDNRPSGEAVASNFMLVSSDTPDLQEGQVLVRHHFLSLDPYMRGRMNDAKSYAAPQPLGQVMQGGTAGEVVESRSPKFQPGDKVVGMGGWQQFSVVNADQPGALRKVDTTHVPLSHYLGAVGMPGVTAWYGLVKIIEPKAGQTLVVSAATGAVGSAFAALSKARGCRTVGIAGGPDKCRYAVEELGFDACIDYKLHPDAASLSKALKDACPDGIDGYFENVGGMVLDAVLPRMNAFGRIALCGMIAGYDGKPMPLTYPALILTNRLKVQGFIVSEHMEVWPEALKELGTLVGTGKLRPRESVAQGIEAAPEAFLGLLKGKNFGKQLVKLI; encoded by the coding sequence ATGCCCATCAACCAGCAAATCCTCCTCGACAACCGCCCCAGCGGTGAGGCCGTCGCCAGCAACTTCATGCTGGTCTCCAGCGATACGCCTGACCTGCAGGAAGGCCAGGTGCTGGTGCGCCACCATTTCCTGAGCCTGGACCCCTACATGCGCGGCCGCATGAACGACGCCAAAAGCTACGCCGCACCCCAGCCGCTGGGCCAGGTGATGCAGGGCGGCACGGCAGGCGAGGTGGTGGAAAGCCGCTCGCCCAAATTCCAGCCCGGCGACAAGGTCGTCGGCATGGGCGGCTGGCAGCAGTTCAGCGTGGTCAATGCCGACCAGCCCGGTGCGCTGCGCAAGGTCGACACCACCCATGTGCCGCTGTCGCATTACCTGGGCGCGGTCGGCATGCCCGGCGTCACCGCCTGGTACGGCCTGGTGAAGATCATTGAACCGAAAGCCGGTCAGACCCTGGTGGTGAGTGCCGCCACTGGCGCCGTAGGCAGTGCCTTTGCGGCCCTTTCCAAGGCGCGCGGCTGCCGCACCGTCGGCATCGCCGGCGGGCCTGACAAATGCCGATACGCCGTCGAAGAACTCGGCTTTGACGCCTGCATCGACTACAAGCTGCACCCCGATGCCGCCTCGCTTTCCAAGGCGCTCAAGGACGCCTGCCCGGACGGCATTGACGGCTACTTTGAAAACGTGGGCGGCATGGTGCTGGACGCCGTGTTGCCGCGCATGAACGCCTTTGGCCGCATCGCGCTGTGCGGCATGATCGCCGGTTACGACGGCAAGCCCATGCCGCTGACCTACCCCGCGCTGATACTCACCAACCGCCTCAAGGTACAGGGTTTTATCGTGAGCGAGCACATGGAAGTCTGGCCCGAAGCGCTCAAGGAGCTCGGCACGCTGGTCGGCACCGGCAAGCTGCGCCCGCGTGAAAGCGTGGCGCAGGGCATTGAGGCGGCGCCCGAAGCTTTCCTTGGATTGCTCAAGGGCAAAAACTTCGGCAAACAACTCGTCAAGCTGATCTAA
- a CDS encoding PaaI family thioesterase encodes MNFGADIPFVNHLGFELELFEGGTSAIGYAPKPEHLNSFAVTHGGAIMTLMDVTMATAARSVQKDMGVVTIEMKTSFMRPAPGDGSRLTGKGKLLHRTKTMAFTEATLYDASGNACAHSTGTFKYVKRLPTGPESASSAISTD; translated from the coding sequence ATGAACTTCGGCGCCGACATCCCCTTCGTCAACCACCTCGGCTTTGAGCTGGAGTTGTTCGAAGGCGGCACTTCGGCCATCGGCTATGCGCCCAAACCCGAACACCTCAACTCTTTCGCCGTCACGCACGGCGGCGCCATCATGACGCTGATGGACGTGACCATGGCCACCGCCGCGCGCAGCGTGCAAAAAGACATGGGCGTGGTCACCATCGAGATGAAGACCAGCTTCATGCGGCCGGCGCCGGGCGACGGCAGCCGGCTGACGGGCAAGGGCAAGCTGCTGCACCGTACCAAAACCATGGCGTTTACCGAAGCGACGCTTTACGATGCATCAGGCAATGCCTGCGCGCATTCGACCGGTACCTTCAAGTACGTCAAGCGGCTGCCCACGGGCCCCGAGAGCGCGTCCAGCGCGATTTCGACGGATTGA
- a CDS encoding SDR family oxidoreductase has product MTRTIQQLFDLKGKTALVTGGSRGLGLQLAQALGEAGAKVILSSRKAEDLVESAAELKAAGIDVDWIAADCSKEEDIRALADEAIKRLGHVDILVNNAGAAWGAPAEDHPVEAWDKVMNLNIRGYFILSQHIAKHSMIARKYGRIINVASIAGLGGNPREMTTVAYNTSKGAVVNFTRALGCEWGKYNITVNAICPGFFPSKMTVGTLKALGEEKLASHAPLGRLGDDEDLKGLCVLYASDAGKHITGQWLAVDGGVSVVTGG; this is encoded by the coding sequence ATGACCCGTACCATCCAGCAACTGTTTGACCTCAAAGGCAAAACTGCACTCGTCACAGGCGGCTCGCGCGGCCTGGGCCTGCAACTGGCCCAGGCGCTGGGCGAAGCCGGCGCCAAGGTCATCCTGAGCTCGCGCAAGGCTGAAGACCTTGTCGAGTCGGCCGCCGAACTCAAAGCCGCCGGCATTGACGTCGACTGGATCGCCGCCGACTGCTCCAAAGAAGAAGATATCCGCGCGCTGGCCGATGAAGCCATCAAACGCCTGGGCCATGTCGACATCCTGGTCAACAACGCCGGCGCCGCCTGGGGCGCACCCGCCGAAGACCACCCGGTCGAAGCTTGGGACAAGGTGATGAACCTCAACATTCGCGGCTACTTCATCCTGAGCCAGCACATCGCCAAGCACAGCATGATCGCCCGCAAATACGGCCGCATCATCAACGTGGCGTCCATCGCCGGCCTGGGCGGCAACCCGCGCGAGATGACCACCGTGGCCTACAACACCTCCAAGGGCGCTGTCGTCAATTTCACCCGCGCGCTGGGCTGCGAATGGGGCAAGTACAACATCACCGTCAACGCCATCTGCCCGGGCTTTTTCCCGAGCAAGATGACCGTGGGCACGCTGAAGGCGCTGGGCGAGGAAAAGCTCGCCTCGCACGCGCCGCTGGGCCGCCTCGGTGACGACGAAGATTTGAAGGGCCTGTGCGTGCTGTACGCGTCGGATGCCGGCAAGCACATCACGGGCCAGTGGCTGGCCGTCGATGGCGGCGTATCAGTCGTAACTGGCGGTTAA
- a CDS encoding acyl-CoA dehydrogenase: MSLRPTLDFLLYQWLEAESLNQRARFADHSRETFDAVFDTCERIAREKYAPFNRTVDTQEPHFDGEKVILPQATHDAQKAYAASGMLSAAQDYEVGGMQLPYTVEAAANAFFAMASVSIGSGLLTTGNANLLMVHGTDMQKEVFAKNEFSGRFSGTMCLSEPQAGSSLSDVTTRAVPDGDGFEADPLGARYRLKGNKMWISAGEHELTDNIIHLVLAKIPGPDGKLIAGTRGISLFIVPKKMVDARGELTGVRNDVALAGLNHKLGWRGTTNTLLNFGEGKYPVDGEAGAVGYLVGKPHEGLRCMFHMMNEARIGVGTAATMLGMAGYYASLDYAKNRPQGRPVGVGGKDAAQPQIRIIEHADVKRMLLAQKAYCEGALALELYCARLVDEHHTADAQAADDARLLLEVLTPIAKSWPSEWCLEANSLAIQVHGGYGYTRDFPVEQYWRDNRLNMIHEGTHGIQAMDLLGRKVLMEGGRGLQLLAARINATIEKAIQRPELAVHANALGKALQHVGSATKAAWAKGEPGEALANAVPYMQAFGHTVLAWIWLDVALASLSLPQGATNSGASHAGRMGATRYFYHYELPKIDAWLKVVETRDLTCADLPEEAF; this comes from the coding sequence ATGAGCCTTCGGCCCACCCTCGACTTCCTGCTTTACCAATGGCTTGAGGCCGAATCGCTGAACCAGCGCGCGCGTTTCGCCGACCATTCGCGCGAAACCTTTGACGCGGTCTTCGACACCTGCGAACGCATCGCGCGCGAAAAGTACGCGCCGTTCAACCGCACGGTCGATACGCAGGAGCCGCATTTCGACGGCGAAAAAGTCATCCTGCCGCAGGCCACGCACGATGCGCAAAAGGCCTATGCCGCTTCCGGCATGCTCAGCGCCGCGCAAGACTATGAAGTCGGCGGCATGCAGCTGCCCTACACAGTCGAAGCAGCGGCCAACGCCTTCTTCGCCATGGCTTCGGTCAGCATCGGCTCGGGCCTGCTGACCACCGGCAATGCCAACCTGCTGATGGTGCACGGCACCGACATGCAGAAAGAGGTTTTTGCCAAGAATGAGTTCTCCGGCCGCTTCTCCGGCACCATGTGTTTGTCGGAACCGCAAGCCGGCTCCTCGCTCAGCGACGTGACCACGCGTGCGGTGCCCGACGGCGACGGCTTTGAGGCCGACCCGCTGGGTGCGCGTTACCGCCTCAAGGGCAACAAGATGTGGATCTCGGCCGGCGAACACGAGCTGACCGACAACATCATCCACCTGGTGCTGGCCAAGATTCCCGGGCCGGATGGCAAGCTGATTGCCGGCACGCGTGGCATTTCGCTTTTTATCGTGCCCAAAAAAATGGTCGACGCGAGGGGCGAACTCACCGGTGTGCGCAACGACGTGGCACTGGCCGGCCTCAATCACAAGCTGGGCTGGCGCGGCACCACCAACACCTTGCTCAATTTCGGCGAAGGCAAATACCCGGTTGATGGTGAGGCGGGCGCCGTGGGCTACCTGGTCGGCAAGCCGCATGAGGGCCTGCGCTGCATGTTCCACATGATGAACGAGGCGCGCATCGGCGTCGGCACCGCCGCCACCATGCTGGGCATGGCGGGTTATTACGCCAGCCTGGATTACGCCAAAAACCGTCCGCAGGGCCGGCCCGTCGGTGTGGGCGGCAAGGACGCCGCCCAGCCGCAGATCCGCATCATCGAGCACGCCGATGTCAAACGCATGCTGCTGGCGCAAAAAGCCTATTGCGAAGGCGCGCTGGCGCTGGAGCTGTACTGCGCGCGCCTTGTCGACGAGCACCACACCGCCGATGCGCAGGCCGCCGACGACGCGCGCCTGTTGCTCGAGGTGTTGACGCCGATTGCCAAGAGCTGGCCCAGCGAGTGGTGCCTGGAGGCCAACTCGCTGGCCATCCAGGTGCATGGCGGTTACGGCTATACGCGCGACTTTCCGGTCGAGCAGTACTGGCGCGACAACCGGCTGAACATGATTCATGAAGGCACCCACGGCATCCAGGCCATGGACTTGCTGGGCCGCAAGGTGCTGATGGAAGGGGGCAGGGGGCTGCAGCTGCTGGCCGCGCGCATCAACGCCACGATTGAAAAAGCCATCCAGCGGCCCGAGCTGGCCGTGCATGCCAACGCGCTGGGCAAAGCGCTGCAGCATGTGGGCAGCGCCACCAAGGCGGCCTGGGCCAAAGGCGAGCCCGGCGAGGCGCTGGCCAATGCGGTACCCTACATGCAGGCCTTTGGCCACACCGTGCTGGCGTGGATCTGGCTGGACGTGGCCCTGGCCAGTCTCTCGCTGCCGCAGGGTGCTACCAATTCAGGAGCATCCCATGCGGGCAGGATGGGGGCTACACGCTATTTTTATCACTATGAGTTACCCAAGATCGACGCCTGGCTCAAGGTGGTTGAAACCCGCGACCTGACCTGCGCCGATCTGCCCGAGGAGGCTTTTTAA